A part of Miscanthus floridulus cultivar M001 chromosome 6, ASM1932011v1, whole genome shotgun sequence genomic DNA contains:
- the LOC136456393 gene encoding malonyl-CoA:anthocyanidin 5-O-glucoside-6''-O-malonyltransferase-like has product MAMAAAPDQQQLPAGAASSSPRLRVHDTTLVPPSPSPPETSLPLTFFDIIWLHSPPVERLLFYRLAPDADVGTIISNLRGSLHQAVRAFYPLAGRIRLTPGTSDRYELHYQPGDAVTFTVAEYDDDDDADIDGLTTDEPREVAKIATLVPPLPEGGGLFALQATLLSARRGLAIGVTVHHAACDGSGSTHLLHTWAAACSGTETPPPPPVIDRSLLPDPRGLYDVFFQGAPSTDEMEFVKMSADQLIATFVLSKDDLKRVKDAVADEAARRRVAPPRCSSLVATFGFVWSCYQRAKDKVSSGAGAGPTACLLFSVDHRLRMKPPLPDKYLGNCVGPAFALAPQGELAAAGAVGLFSACAAVASSIDEAVRDIGTSAMDVWIDRIKEAGATGTLLSVAGSTRFRVYDLDFGFGRPAKVDIVSVARTGALAMAESRSSAGGMEVGVSLQPAGMERYRKCFVDGIAWLHQRPAEQS; this is encoded by the coding sequence ATGGCCATGGCCGCGGCGCCGGACCAGCAGCAGCTACCTGCAGGGGCCGCCTCCTCATCTCCTCGCCTCCGCGTACACGACACCACCCTCGTGCCGCCGTCTCCGTCACCGCCGGAGACCTCGCTCCCGCTCACCTTCTTCGACATCATCTGGCTCCACTCCCCGCCCGTCGAGCGCCTCCTCTTCTACCGCCTCGCCCCCGACGCTGACGTCGGCACCATCATCTCCAACCTCAGGGGCTCCTTGCACCAGGCCGTCCGCGCCTTCTACCCGCTCGCCGGCCGCATCCGCCTCACCCCCGGAACGTCCGACCGCTACGAGCTGCACTACCAACCGGGTGACGCCGTCACCTTCACCGTCGCCgagtacgacgacgacgacgatgcagacatCGACGGCCTCACCACCGATGAGCCCCGGGAGGTCGCCAAGATCGCAACTCTCGTGCCGCCGCTGCCGGAGGGCGGCGGGCTGTTCGCGTTGCAAGCCACGCTGCTGTCCGCGCGCCGCGGCCTCGCCATCGGCGTCACGGTGCACCACGCCGCCTGCGACGGCTCGGGCTCCACGCACCTCCTGCACACCTGGGCGGCCGCGTGCAGCGGTACCGaaacgccgcctccgcctcctgtCATCGACCGGAGTCTCCTCCCCGACCCCAGGGGCCTGTACGATGTCTTCTTCCAAGGGGCGCCGAGCACTGATGAGATGGAATTCGTCAAGATGTCCGCCGACCAGCTCATCGCCACGTTCGTTCTGTCCAAGGACGACCTGAAACGCGTCAAGGATGCCGTGGCCGACGAGGCTGCGAGGCGCCGCGTTGCGCCGCCCCGGTGCTCCTCTCTGGTTGCCACCTTTGGCTTCGTCTGGTCGTGCTACCAGCGAGCCAAAGACAAAGTGAGCAGCGGCGCCGGAGCGGGCCCGACGGCCTGCTTGCTCTTTTCTGTCGACCACCGCTTGCGGATGAAGCCTCCCCTGCCGGACAAGTACCTCGGCAACTGCGTCGGCCCAGCGTTCGCGCTGGCACCACAGGGCGAGCTGGCGGCGGCCGGCGCAGTTGGCCTATTTAGCGCGTGCGCCGCGGTCGCCTCCTCCATTGACGAAGCTGTACGCGACATCGGGACATCCGCCATGGACGTGTGGATAGACCGCATCAAGGAGGCAGGCGCAACGGGTACACTGCTGTCCGTGGCTGGCTCGACGAGGTTCCGCGTCTACGACCTGGACTTCGGATTCGGCCGGCCGGCGAAGGTGGATATCGTGTCCGTGGCGAGGACCGGGGCATTGGCGATGGCGGAGAGCCGGAGTAGCGCCGGCGGGATGGAGGTCGGAGTCTCTCTGCAGCCGGCTGGCATGGAGAGGTACCGGAAGTGCTTCGTGGACGGCATCGCGTGGCTCCACCAGCGCCCAGCGGAGCAGTCATGA
- the LOC136456392 gene encoding protein DETOXIFICATION 14-like, which translates to MAAAREEDDAARPLLLPRSAQEDQAWWRRWAREAGCVGYLALPMVVVNLSQYAVQVSSNMMVGHLPGVLPLSSAAIATSLANVSGFSLLIGLASALETLCGQAYGAKQYHKIGLDTYRAVVTLLVVCIPLSLLWVFMDKILVLIGQDPLISQGAGRYMIWMIPGLFANAVIQPLTKFLQTQSLIYPLLLSSVVTAAIHIPLCYVMVFKTGLGYTGAALTISISYWLNVAMLVGYIVFSSSCKETRARPTIDVFRGVDAFLRLALPSALMMCLEWWSFELLTLMSGLLPNPELQTSVLSICLTSVTLLFTIPFGLGAAGSTRVANELGAGNPDGARSAVRVVLSMAGIDAVVVSGTLLAARRLVGIAYSSEEEVISSVAAIVPLVCITVITDCIQGILSGVARGCGWQHLGAYVNLGSFYLLGIPMAILLGFVLHMGSRGLWMGIVCGSLSQTTLMSAITFFTDWPKMAEKARERVFSDKPHEPVP; encoded by the exons ATGGCCGCCGCGAGGGAGGAGGATGATGCCGCGcggccgctgctgctgccgcggtCGGCGCAGGAGGACCAGGCGTGGTGGAGGCGGTGGGCGCGCGAGGCCGGGTGCGTGGGGTACCTGGCCCTGCCCATGGTGGTGGTGAACCTGTCGCAGTACGCCGTCCAGGTGTCGTCCAACATGATGGTGGGGCACCTCCCCGGCGTGCTCCCGCTCTCCTCCGCCGCCATCGCCACCTCCCTCGCCAACGTCTCCGGGTTCAGCCTCCTG ATCGGATTGGCAAGTGCACTGGAGACGCTATGTGGCCAGGCCTACGGTGCAAAACAGTACCATAAAATAGGCCTAGATACTTACAGAGCGGTCGTCACCCTCCTGGTGGTCTGCATCCCTCTCTCGCTCCTCTGGGTGTTCATGGACAAGATCCTGGTCCTCATAGGGCAAGACCCTCTCATCTCGCAAGGCGCCGGGAGGTACATGATCTGGATGATCCCGGGGCTCTTCGCCAACGCGGTGATCCAGCCGCTCACCAAGTTCCTGCAGACGCAGAGCCTGATATACCCGCTGCTGCTGTCGTCCGTGGTGACGGCGGCGATCCACATCCCGCTCTGCTACGTCATGGTGTTCAAGACTGGCCTTGGGTACACAGGCGCTGCCCTGACGATAAGCATATCGTACTGGCTGAACGTGGCCATGCTTGTTGGGTACATCGTGTTCTCGAGCTCTTGCAAGGAGACACGCGCGCGCCCGACGATCGACGTCTTCAGGGGAGTGGACGCGTTCCTGCGCCTAGCCCTGCCTTCTGCACTCATGATGTG TCTTGAATGGTGGTCATTTGAGCTCCTTACTCTCATGTCTGGGCTTCTACCCAACCCAGAGCTGCAGACCTCAGTGCTTTCGATCTG TCTCACAAGTGTAACGTTACTCTTCACTATACCTTTTGGGCTTGGAGCTGCTGGAAG CACACGAGTAGCAAATGAACTGGGTGCTGGGAACCCTGACGGAGCTCGATCAGCAGTCCGCGTGGTGCTGTCCATGGCGGGGATCGACGCGGTTGTCGTGAGCGGAACCCTTCTAGCGGCGCGGCGCCTTGTGGGCATCGCGTACAGCAGCGAGGAGGAGGTCATATCTTCGGTCGCCGCCATAGTTCCTCTGGTCTGCATCACTGTCATAACTGACTGTATACAAGGAATTCTCTCAG GCGTCGCCCGCGGGTGCGGGTGGCAGCACCTGGGCGCGTACGTGAACCTTGGCTCGTTCTACCTGCTGGGGATCCCGATGGCGATCCTCCTCGGCTTTGTGCTGCACATGGGGTCCAGGGGGCTCTGGATGGGCATCGTCTGCGGCTCCCTGTCGCAGACCACGCTCATGTCCGCCATCACATTCTTCACCGACTGGCCCAAGATG GCTGAGAAGGCCAGAGAGAGGGTGTTCAGCGACAAGCCACATGAGCCGGTGCCATGA